Below is a window of Bacillota bacterium DNA.
GCGATCCATTGACCCAATTGTTCTGGAGAGGCGAAGCGGGCCTGCGGCACCTCGGGCAGCGGGCGGGCGAGGGCCTGCTGCAACTGCTGGAGGTTGAAGGGCTGGGCAGGGGCCTGCCCGATAGCCCGGAGCCAGGGGGTCAGGTCCACGGTCTGGCCGGGGCGCTCCTGGATGGCAGGAGGGGTGACGGGTGCGGGCTTCATCTGTTGGACTTGGCGCAAAAGTTGCGGTGCGGGGGAGGCCGGTTGTGGTTGGGCCACCGCCGGAGTCCAGTTGGCGCCCATGTAACTCCGGGCATACTGCAACCCCGCCCCCTCGGGCCTGCCGTATACCAGGGTATTGGCAACGGCCTCCGAGGCCTCGGCAGCGCGGAGGGCGTTGGCCTGCTGGTGGAGTTGGGCGCGGAGGGCAGGGTCGGTGGTTTGCTCCCACCTGCGTTTCAGCTCCGCGAGCTGGCGGTCAAGGTTGCTGGCAGGGATGGACATTCAGACCACCTCCAATTCCGCTTCTAAGGGCCAACCACGGTGGTCAAACACGGTTTCCACCGGCAGCCCCAGCGCCTCCGCAATGCGGTGGGCCTGCTCGGCTGTGGGGCGCAGCCGTCCGGCCTCGATCTTGGACAAGTCCGACGGGTGGACGCGGGCCTGCAACGCCAATGCCCAGGCCGTCATGCGGCGGCGCTTCCGTTCCAGCCTAACGCGGGTCATTCCAATTTCTCCCTCCTTTAAAGACGACAAATCCTCACGGGGACATTCTACCATGCCAAGGCATGGGATGCAACTCAATTCGGAACAAT
It encodes the following:
- a CDS encoding helix-turn-helix transcriptional regulator, translating into MTRVRLERKRRRMTAWALALQARVHPSDLSKIEAGRLRPTAEQAHRIAEALGLPVETVFDHRGWPLEAELEVV